In one Pseudodesulfovibrio tunisiensis genomic region, the following are encoded:
- a CDS encoding efflux RND transporter permease subunit: MPNAPKHRIQADTATDRLIRFCLEHKLVVMLLVTMILGWGLIVAPFDWKIQGLPRDPVPVDAIPDIGENQQIVFTQWTGRSPQDMEDQVTYPLTVALLGIPGVKTVRSYSMFGFSTIYVIFNEDVEFYWSRSRLLEKLNSLPPGTLPQGVQPTLGPDATALGQVFWYTLEGRDENGNPTGGWDLDELRSIQDWYVRYALLSAEGVSETASAGGFVKEYQIDVDPDAMRTTGVTLEDVFSAVKSSNLDVGARTIEINRVEYLIRGIGFVKQLDDIEEAVIKVVRNTPIRVRDVARVSLGPALRRGVLDKGGAEAVGGVVVVRYGENPLQVIRNVKEKITEISPGLPSKVLADGTVSKATIVPFYDRSGLIGETLGTLDTALTEEILITIIVVLIAVMHLRSSLLISSLLPLAVLMCFIAMKQFRVDANIVALSGIAIAIGTMVDMGIIVCENILRKFEQASLDESRLHTIFKGTSEVGSAIMTAVATTIVSFLPVFAMEGPEGKLFKPLAYTKTFALIASIVVALTVLPTVAHMIYRRSDRPNCSSKYVISILSVATGVVLSIFVKWWLGLFFIISGLHCVLARLIPPRFGSWLGKAENYGVIFMIMAVLSSHWLPLGPEKGDVRNFIFVSALIGGLMLFFQIFQRFYPAMLQGALDNKAAFLILPAIVILLGALIWFGAAPLTSWLPNSIRASRPAAALNHAFPGLGKEFMPPLDEGSFLYMPTTMPHASIGEVRDVLAKQDMGILDIPEVESAVGKLGRAETPLDPAPVSMIETVINYRPEYLVDENGNRLRFRFDPNQKDYFRSQDGMPQPAGDGLPYLVQGHFPRDDSGKLIPDTDGKPFRLWRSALDPSLNPGRTAWPGIRTPDDIWDEITVAAEIPGTTSAPKLQPIAARIVMLQSGMRAPMGIKIKGPDLKTIEAFGLRLEKLLKEVPSIQPAAVVADRIVGKPYLEIVIDRQAIARYGIRLQKVQNVLEVAVGGRMLSTTVEGRERYPIRVRYMRELRDSIEALENILVAAPSGEQIPMKQLAEIRYVRGPQVIKSEDTFLVGYVLFDKKPDFAEVDVVEQAASYIESRIAAGELTVPSGVSYEFAGNYQNQIRAQKKLAVILPLALLVIVIILYLQFKSIATTLMVFSGILVAWSGGFMMIWLYAQDWFLNFSVLGTNMRELFQVGPINLSVAIWVGFLALFGIASDDGVIMATYLDESRDNRDMSTIPAIRSAIRKGAQRRIRPALMTSATTILALIPVLTSTGRGADIMVPMAIPSFGGMTIAILTVFVVPVLYCSMEEAKWKIQEKRRSAAPKQA; the protein is encoded by the coding sequence ATGCCAAACGCCCCCAAGCACCGCATCCAGGCCGACACGGCAACGGACAGGCTGATCCGCTTCTGCCTCGAACACAAGCTCGTGGTCATGCTCCTTGTGACCATGATACTCGGCTGGGGGCTGATCGTGGCCCCGTTCGACTGGAAGATTCAGGGCTTGCCTCGCGATCCCGTGCCCGTGGATGCCATACCGGACATCGGGGAAAACCAGCAGATCGTCTTCACCCAATGGACAGGACGTTCTCCGCAGGACATGGAAGATCAGGTCACCTATCCGCTCACCGTGGCCCTGCTCGGCATCCCCGGGGTCAAGACGGTGCGCAGCTATTCCATGTTCGGATTTTCCACCATCTACGTCATTTTCAATGAAGACGTGGAATTCTACTGGTCCCGGTCGCGACTGCTGGAAAAGCTGAACAGCCTGCCGCCCGGCACCCTGCCGCAGGGTGTGCAACCGACGCTCGGCCCGGATGCAACGGCTCTGGGGCAGGTGTTCTGGTACACGCTGGAAGGCAGGGACGAAAACGGCAATCCGACCGGCGGGTGGGACCTCGACGAACTGCGCAGCATACAGGACTGGTATGTGCGCTATGCCCTGCTCTCGGCCGAGGGCGTAAGCGAAACGGCTTCGGCTGGCGGATTTGTCAAGGAATACCAGATTGATGTGGATCCGGATGCCATGCGCACCACAGGCGTCACTCTGGAGGATGTCTTCTCCGCCGTGAAATCCTCCAATCTGGACGTTGGCGCACGCACCATCGAAATCAACAGGGTGGAGTACCTGATTCGCGGCATCGGCTTCGTCAAGCAGCTCGACGACATCGAGGAAGCCGTCATCAAGGTCGTGCGCAACACCCCGATCCGGGTCAGGGACGTGGCAAGGGTCAGTCTGGGACCAGCGCTTCGACGCGGTGTGCTCGACAAGGGCGGCGCCGAGGCGGTCGGCGGCGTCGTGGTGGTCCGCTACGGAGAAAATCCGCTTCAGGTCATCAGGAACGTCAAGGAAAAGATCACGGAAATCTCCCCGGGCCTGCCGAGCAAGGTACTGGCCGACGGCACGGTGAGCAAAGCAACCATCGTCCCGTTCTACGACCGCTCCGGGCTCATCGGCGAAACACTGGGGACACTCGACACGGCACTGACCGAAGAAATTCTCATTACCATCATCGTGGTCCTCATCGCCGTGATGCATCTGCGCAGTTCACTGCTCATCTCCTCCCTGCTCCCTCTGGCCGTGCTGATGTGCTTCATCGCCATGAAGCAATTTCGCGTGGACGCAAACATCGTCGCACTTTCCGGCATAGCCATTGCCATCGGCACCATGGTGGACATGGGCATCATCGTCTGCGAGAACATCCTCAGAAAATTCGAACAGGCTTCACTGGACGAGAGCCGACTGCACACGATCTTCAAGGGAACATCCGAAGTGGGCAGCGCCATCATGACCGCCGTGGCCACCACCATTGTCAGTTTTCTTCCCGTCTTTGCCATGGAAGGCCCGGAAGGGAAGCTGTTCAAGCCTCTGGCCTACACCAAGACCTTTGCCCTGATCGCGTCCATTGTCGTGGCCCTGACCGTCCTGCCGACCGTGGCGCACATGATCTACCGACGCAGTGACAGACCGAACTGCTCTTCGAAATACGTGATCAGCATCCTCTCCGTGGCAACCGGAGTAGTCCTGTCGATTTTCGTGAAATGGTGGCTCGGCCTCTTCTTCATCATATCCGGACTGCACTGCGTGCTGGCTCGCCTCATCCCGCCCAGATTCGGAAGCTGGCTCGGCAAGGCCGAAAACTACGGCGTGATTTTCATGATCATGGCCGTGCTCTCCTCGCACTGGCTGCCATTGGGACCGGAAAAAGGCGATGTCCGCAACTTCATCTTCGTTTCGGCGCTCATCGGCGGCCTCATGCTCTTCTTCCAGATTTTCCAACGGTTCTACCCGGCCATGCTGCAAGGCGCCCTCGACAACAAGGCGGCCTTCCTGATTCTGCCTGCGATCGTGATTCTGCTGGGTGCGCTCATCTGGTTCGGGGCCGCGCCCCTGACCTCATGGCTTCCGAATTCGATCCGCGCATCCCGGCCCGCCGCAGCCCTCAACCACGCATTTCCGGGACTGGGCAAGGAATTCATGCCGCCTCTGGATGAAGGGTCGTTCCTGTACATGCCCACCACCATGCCCCATGCCTCGATCGGCGAAGTCCGCGACGTGCTGGCAAAGCAGGACATGGGCATCCTGGACATTCCGGAAGTGGAAAGTGCGGTCGGCAAACTGGGTCGGGCCGAAACGCCCTTGGACCCGGCTCCGGTCTCCATGATCGAAACCGTCATCAACTACCGCCCCGAATATCTGGTTGATGAAAACGGAAACCGACTTCGCTTTCGCTTCGACCCGAACCAGAAGGACTATTTCCGGTCGCAGGACGGCATGCCGCAGCCAGCCGGAGACGGACTGCCCTACCTTGTTCAGGGCCATTTCCCGCGTGACGATTCCGGCAAGCTCATTCCGGACACGGACGGCAAGCCGTTCCGCCTCTGGCGCTCTGCGCTTGATCCGTCCCTGAATCCGGGCAGAACGGCATGGCCCGGCATCCGGACTCCGGACGACATCTGGGATGAAATCACCGTGGCTGCGGAAATCCCGGGAACCACTTCGGCCCCCAAGCTTCAACCCATAGCCGCGCGTATCGTCATGCTCCAATCCGGCATGCGCGCCCCCATGGGCATCAAGATCAAGGGACCGGACCTGAAAACCATCGAGGCTTTCGGCCTGCGGCTGGAAAAGCTGCTCAAGGAAGTGCCCTCCATTCAACCGGCAGCCGTTGTGGCCGATCGCATCGTGGGCAAACCCTATCTGGAGATCGTCATCGATCGTCAGGCCATTGCCCGATACGGCATCAGGCTCCAAAAGGTTCAGAACGTACTGGAAGTTGCCGTGGGCGGTCGGATGCTCTCCACCACGGTGGAAGGCCGGGAGCGCTACCCCATCCGCGTTCGCTACATGCGCGAACTTCGGGATTCCATCGAGGCGCTTGAAAACATTCTGGTCGCCGCCCCCTCCGGAGAGCAGATTCCCATGAAGCAACTGGCGGAAATCCGCTACGTGCGCGGCCCGCAGGTCATCAAGAGCGAAGACACGTTTCTGGTGGGTTACGTGCTTTTCGACAAGAAGCCGGATTTTGCCGAGGTTGATGTGGTGGAACAGGCCGCCAGCTACATCGAAAGCCGGATCGCAGCGGGCGAGCTCACGGTTCCCAGCGGCGTTTCCTACGAATTCGCAGGCAACTATCAGAATCAGATTCGGGCCCAGAAAAAACTGGCCGTCATCCTGCCTCTGGCCCTGCTGGTCATCGTGATCATTCTCTATCTTCAGTTCAAGTCCATCGCGACCACACTCATGGTTTTCTCCGGCATTCTGGTGGCATGGTCCGGCGGATTCATGATGATCTGGCTTTACGCCCAGGACTGGTTTCTGAATTTCAGCGTGCTCGGCACGAACATGCGGGAACTGTTTCAGGTCGGTCCCATCAACCTGAGCGTCGCCATCTGGGTCGGATTTCTCGCCCTGTTCGGCATCGCCTCGGATGATGGCGTCATCATGGCCACCTACCTTGACGAAAGCCGTGACAACCGGGACATGAGCACTATCCCTGCCATTCGGTCAGCCATACGAAAAGGAGCGCAACGCCGCATCCGTCCGGCTCTCATGACCTCGGCCACGACCATTCTGGCCCTGATTCCGGTTCTGACGTCCACAGGCCGCGGCGCAGACATCATGGTGCCCATGGCCATCCCTTCATTCGGGGGAATGACCATCGCGATCCTTACCGTATTCGTGGTTCCGGTGCTCTATTGCTCGATGGAAGAAGCAAAATGGAAGATTCAAGAAAAACGCCGTTCCGCAGCCCCCAAACAGGCCTGA
- a CDS encoding DUF3347 domain-containing protein, which produces MQAHYDLLTSTFNLETLSREHVAPLEFRKQLGFVFSSYEPLAEALAADDLQKARSAAEKIAAALRKVEADKLDGQSHNIWTDSLKAMNDGLAAIREATDIVGVRTGFEPLSVGLTRAVLKLGMETDGPVYELFCPMAFDYEGATWLQRDEDVRNPYFGATMLKCGETNRQLKQ; this is translated from the coding sequence ATGCAGGCTCACTACGATCTGCTAACCTCGACATTCAATCTGGAAACCCTGTCCAGAGAACATGTCGCTCCGCTGGAATTCAGAAAGCAGCTTGGTTTCGTATTCTCCAGCTACGAGCCTCTGGCCGAAGCCCTTGCCGCAGACGACCTGCAAAAGGCCCGCTCTGCTGCCGAAAAGATTGCGGCAGCACTCCGGAAAGTCGAGGCTGACAAGCTGGATGGACAGTCGCACAACATCTGGACCGACTCCCTGAAAGCAATGAATGACGGACTGGCCGCCATCCGGGAAGCAACGGACATCGTGGGCGTTCGCACGGGCTTCGAGCCGCTGTCGGTCGGTCTGACCCGGGCCGTGCTCAAGCTGGGCATGGAGACCGATGGTCCTGTCTACGAATTGTTCTGCCCCATGGCCTTCGACTACGAAGGCGCAACATGGCTGCAACGCGACGAGGACGTCAGGAATCCCTATTTCGGCGCAACCATGCTGAAATGCGGCGAAACAAACCGGCAACTCAAGCAGTAG
- a CDS encoding efflux RND transporter periplasmic adaptor subunit, whose amino-acid sequence MNKPKRTASLLALILFCAAAFAAGYLFRGTDPAGETSLEEHTEHGLKASTNEKGETVWTCSMHPQIQLPSPGQCPICFMDLIPLKKKDEGEQTSLRQIRLSDEARKLAGITVEEVRRMDVAVETRMVGKVDYDETRVRTITAWTGGRIDKMHVDYTGSPVRRGQPMVSIYSPELLTAQAELIQAIKAARDLEKSTLSLVKESAMRTRKAAREKLRLLGLTDRQIEAIVNSGTPSDHITLYAPQGGVVIRKDVNEGQYVKTGSPIYAIADLSSLWVILEAYESDLPWIRIGQEVDFSTEAYPGKRFQGKVVYIDPVVNEKSRTVRVRLEVPNRDGSLKPGMLVRAVQQKKSTDSSPDGNPLVIPASAPLITGKRAVVYVADKNDPGTYRGREIVLGPKAGQYYIVKNGLEPGELVVTKGNFKIDSAIQIVARPSMMNPAIATTQVAEAELPSLFLSKLRLLGQTFASLKPVVANGDLAQAHLAFGRFHKELRLVEDSDLEDETALQWKEYAMLLGNDAMLASEARRPRND is encoded by the coding sequence ATGAATAAACCGAAACGAACCGCTTCACTTCTCGCCCTGATCCTCTTCTGCGCAGCGGCTTTTGCCGCAGGCTACCTGTTCAGGGGTACCGACCCGGCAGGGGAGACTTCTCTGGAGGAACACACCGAACATGGACTGAAAGCCTCGACCAACGAGAAAGGGGAAACTGTCTGGACCTGTTCCATGCATCCCCAGATTCAGCTTCCAAGCCCGGGGCAATGCCCCATCTGTTTCATGGATCTGATTCCCCTGAAAAAAAAGGACGAGGGCGAACAGACCAGTCTCCGCCAGATTCGCCTTTCGGACGAAGCCCGAAAACTGGCAGGCATCACCGTTGAGGAAGTCCGCCGCATGGATGTAGCCGTGGAGACCCGCATGGTGGGCAAGGTGGACTACGATGAAACGCGGGTCCGGACCATCACGGCATGGACCGGCGGCCGGATCGACAAAATGCATGTGGACTATACGGGTAGCCCGGTCCGTCGAGGCCAGCCCATGGTCTCCATCTACAGTCCCGAACTGCTCACGGCGCAAGCCGAACTCATTCAGGCCATCAAGGCTGCGCGCGACCTGGAAAAAAGCACCCTCTCTCTGGTCAAGGAAAGCGCAATGCGCACACGGAAGGCGGCGCGGGAAAAACTCCGCCTTCTCGGACTCACGGACCGCCAGATAGAAGCCATCGTCAACAGCGGAACGCCTTCGGATCACATCACTCTGTACGCTCCGCAAGGTGGCGTGGTGATCAGAAAGGACGTGAACGAAGGGCAGTATGTCAAGACAGGCAGCCCCATCTATGCCATTGCCGACCTCTCGTCGCTCTGGGTCATTCTCGAAGCCTATGAATCGGATCTGCCGTGGATCAGGATCGGACAGGAGGTCGATTTCAGCACCGAAGCCTATCCCGGCAAGCGTTTCCAGGGAAAGGTCGTCTACATCGATCCTGTCGTGAACGAGAAAAGCCGCACGGTACGGGTTCGTCTGGAAGTCCCCAACAGGGACGGCAGCCTGAAGCCGGGCATGCTTGTCCGCGCCGTACAGCAAAAGAAGAGCACGGACTCCTCGCCCGATGGCAATCCGCTGGTCATTCCGGCATCCGCCCCCCTGATCACAGGCAAACGAGCCGTGGTCTACGTGGCGGACAAGAACGATCCCGGCACATATCGGGGCAGGGAAATCGTGCTCGGCCCCAAAGCCGGACAATACTACATCGTCAAAAACGGCCTCGAACCCGGCGAACTTGTCGTGACCAAGGGCAATTTCAAGATCGACAGCGCAATCCAGATCGTGGCCAGACCAAGCATGATGAACCCCGCAATTGCCACGACACAGGTTGCCGAGGCTGAACTGCCTTCCCTCTTTCTCTCCAAACTACGATTGCTGGGCCAGACTTTCGCGTCGCTCAAGCCTGTCGTTGCCAACGGCGACCTTGCGCAAGCGCATCTGGCCTTCGGCAGGTTCCACAAGGAACTCAGATTGGTGGAGGACTCCGACCTTGAAGACGAAACCGCACTGCAATGGAAGGAATACGCCATGCTGCTCGGCAACGACGCCATGCTGGCCTCGGAAGCCCGCCGACCCCGAAACGACTGA
- a CDS encoding TolC family protein, translating to MKPFTTLLFFIAISILPVVGIAAQKSLEKSPIESPGQYLGDQHELLNLKQYLALAAENNNELQAAFQQWQAAAKRAVRADTLPDPRFSFGYYTTPLETRGGPARYKYGLSQTLPFFGKLDFKEQMALREADGFKAKFDDLKLSIFNEVKKVYYEYAYLAQAIESTSENIELVRYLEKIATARYTTGAAGHSDIIRPQVELGKLEDRLGSLQALQAPLVTRLNALMDRPASTPIPFPASVPVMVIKASEGELQAILQTASPKLLYWETVESREEAGKDLAERNYYPDFTFGIETTEVDRARNPGVTGDGANPVMASMSFNIPIWLEARDSAVQESQARILAARKSRTGLARQLSADLALAHYRYLDAGRKIGLYRDTLVPKAEQALGVTMEAFMTGTGSALDLISAEQTLLELKLAYYRALTDQALGLAEMERLVGRELPCAFHGSLLKRSPPHE from the coding sequence ATGAAACCCTTCACCACACTGCTTTTTTTCATCGCCATCAGCATCCTGCCTGTAGTAGGAATTGCGGCTCAGAAGTCCTTGGAGAAAAGCCCCATCGAATCTCCCGGCCAATATCTCGGCGACCAGCACGAATTGCTGAATCTGAAGCAATATCTGGCTCTGGCTGCGGAAAACAACAACGAACTGCAGGCTGCGTTTCAGCAGTGGCAGGCCGCCGCCAAACGCGCAGTCCGGGCAGACACTCTGCCCGATCCCCGTTTCTCCTTCGGCTACTACACCACCCCGCTGGAAACGCGCGGCGGCCCGGCCCGGTACAAGTACGGCCTGTCCCAGACCCTGCCCTTTTTCGGCAAGCTCGACTTCAAGGAACAAATGGCGCTGAGGGAAGCGGATGGCTTCAAGGCCAAGTTCGACGACCTCAAGCTCTCCATCTTCAACGAAGTGAAAAAGGTGTACTACGAGTATGCCTATTTGGCGCAGGCCATCGAGAGCACCAGCGAAAACATCGAACTGGTCAGGTATCTGGAGAAAATCGCCACAGCCAGATACACCACGGGTGCGGCCGGACATTCGGACATCATCCGCCCGCAGGTGGAGCTCGGCAAGCTGGAAGACCGGCTCGGCTCGCTTCAGGCCCTGCAAGCCCCTCTCGTCACCCGACTCAATGCACTGATGGATCGCCCTGCCTCAACCCCCATTCCCTTTCCCGCATCGGTTCCGGTCATGGTCATCAAGGCCTCCGAGGGCGAACTTCAGGCCATTCTCCAAACAGCAAGCCCCAAACTCCTGTACTGGGAAACCGTCGAGTCCCGGGAAGAAGCGGGAAAGGACCTCGCGGAACGCAACTACTACCCGGACTTCACCTTCGGCATCGAGACAACGGAAGTGGATCGTGCCAGAAATCCCGGTGTGACAGGCGACGGCGCAAACCCGGTCATGGCCTCCATGTCGTTCAACATTCCCATCTGGCTGGAAGCCCGGGACTCGGCCGTACAGGAAAGCCAGGCCCGGATACTCGCAGCCCGGAAATCCAGAACCGGGCTTGCCCGGCAGCTCTCCGCCGACCTTGCTCTGGCCCATTACAGATATCTTGATGCCGGGAGAAAAATCGGCCTGTACCGGGATACGCTGGTTCCCAAGGCGGAACAGGCCCTCGGCGTGACCATGGAAGCCTTCATGACCGGGACCGGGTCCGCCCTTGATCTGATCAGCGCGGAGCAGACACTGCTGGAACTCAAATTGGCCTATTACCGCGCCCTGACGGATCAGGCCCTCGGCCTTGCCGAAATGGAAAGACTCGTAGGACGGGAATTGCCGTGCGCATTCCACGGTTCGCTTTTGAAAAGGAGTCCACCCCATGAATAA
- a CDS encoding cytochrome c3 family protein, with protein sequence MKKAFIMSLLCIGLTAALAFAQTELVSSIDAPDDDLEINFIEGNSKRNLGVVFNHSSHEDIDCFTCHHKNEVADEPESCSNCHTDTAPDAQGTKSYFRAMHVKGTEQASCLSCHEEEFSGDKDLTGCANSSCHPTGLY encoded by the coding sequence ATGAAAAAAGCATTCATCATGTCCCTGCTGTGTATCGGTCTTACTGCGGCGTTGGCCTTTGCTCAGACGGAACTGGTATCCAGCATCGATGCTCCCGACGATGACCTTGAAATCAACTTCATCGAAGGAAACAGCAAACGCAATCTCGGTGTTGTCTTCAACCATTCGAGTCATGAAGACATCGACTGCTTCACCTGCCACCACAAGAATGAAGTGGCAGACGAACCCGAGTCCTGCTCGAACTGCCATACCGACACGGCACCCGATGCTCAAGGCACCAAGTCCTACTTTCGGGCAATGCATGTGAAGGGAACCGAACAGGCCTCCTGCCTGTCCTGTCACGAAGAGGAATTCTCCGGCGACAAGGACTTGACTGGTTGTGCCAATTCCTCCTGTCACCCGACCGGCCTGTACTAA
- a CDS encoding 4Fe-4S dicluster domain-containing protein, whose protein sequence is MNGKSFFVDLSLCTACRGCQVACKQWKNLPAEKTRNVGSHQNPQDLSSKTIRLVRFHEAHDAKGKLQWYFFPEQCRHCLEPPCKYIGNMYCDNGIVQDPKTGAVVMNSRTAAIGDKVTSEELCPYNVPRMDEETGQWFKCDMCADRVEAGRLPACVQSCPTGTMNFGDREEMLALAKKRLAEVQKTNPDAYLADPESVRVIYLCTAPPESYNGNLLAAVDGNRLVKKALAKKSVNRRDLLAGRFSAKTKA, encoded by the coding sequence ATGAATGGTAAAAGCTTCTTTGTCGATTTGTCCCTGTGTACCGCCTGCCGTGGATGTCAGGTCGCCTGCAAGCAGTGGAAAAACCTTCCGGCGGAAAAGACCCGGAACGTAGGTTCCCACCAGAATCCGCAGGACCTGTCCTCCAAGACAATCCGTCTTGTCCGCTTCCATGAAGCACATGACGCCAAAGGCAAACTGCAATGGTACTTCTTCCCGGAGCAGTGCCGTCATTGCCTCGAACCGCCCTGCAAGTACATCGGCAACATGTACTGCGACAACGGCATCGTGCAGGATCCCAAGACCGGGGCCGTCGTCATGAACAGCCGCACGGCAGCCATTGGCGACAAGGTCACCAGTGAAGAGCTGTGTCCGTACAACGTTCCCCGCATGGACGAGGAAACCGGACAGTGGTTCAAGTGCGACATGTGCGCGGATCGAGTGGAAGCCGGTCGGCTTCCTGCCTGCGTTCAGAGCTGCCCCACCGGCACGATGAACTTCGGCGATCGGGAAGAGATGCTTGCTCTCGCCAAAAAACGTCTGGCGGAAGTGCAGAAGACCAATCCCGACGCGTACCTTGCCGACCCCGAGTCGGTTCGTGTCATCTACCTGTGCACGGCACCGCCGGAAAGCTACAACGGCAACCTGCTCGCGGCCGTGGATGGAAACAGACTGGTGAAGAAGGCATTGGCCAAGAAAAGCGTCAATCGCCGCGATCTGCTTGCTGGCCGTTTCAGCGCCAAGACAAAAGCGTAA